Within the Candidatus Omnitrophota bacterium genome, the region AAAAGCGCGAATGCCGTTGTGAATGAAGTGAGCCGTTCCTATCCGGAAATTCGTTTTTTTCGTATCTCTATGTACAACCTCAACACAGCCATTCTGTCCAAGGAAGTTGTGCACTCGAGTTTTTGTTTGCAGCATGCCTTGGTTCCGGTGGAGCATATTCTCGCTCTGATGATCAGTAATCGTCCGTTGAGTCCGGCCTTTCTCAATCCCGAGCGTTTTTTCCCGGGAAAGTCAACGCGCGGTTACCATGCGGCATTGGTTTACGAAGATGGTCCGGAGCAGGACCACTTGTTGGCTAGGCTCTTTGAGCCCATCCGTTTGAGCCAGGGCGATCTTTACCTGGTGGAAGTGACCGAGGAAGGTTCTGCCGCCCTTTTGTACAAGGCGGATGACGGCAGCGGGGAGGGGCCGGTCAATGTCTTGCCCAAGGGCAGCGGCCGTTTGGGCGAGTGGTATGTGGAAAACGGAGGATGGGTGGATCGAGGGCGCTTTTGATCAATTCACGACGACTCAAGGAACATGGCCTTCCTCTTTTGATGCTGCTCCTGGCTCCGGCCCTGTTGCTGTGGCCGGTATGGCTTTTTGACCGCGTTCTTGTTCCGGCCGATATCCTTAAGACGGTTTTACCGTGGCAGGCGGCCGGTGTTGCGGTAAACAATCCCGCATTGAGCGATCTCATCTATTTCTTCACACCCTGGAAGATCTGGTGGCACCGGACCCTTCGCGCGGGCGAGCCCTGGCTCTGGAATCCGTTGATTTTCTGCGGGCATCCTTTTGTGGGTTCTCTTCAGACTTCCTGTTTTGACGTCTTCCGTTGGCTCACATTTCCTTTTGGCGCTATAAAGGCCCTGGGTTTTGAGGCTATGCTGCGCCTCGGTTGCGCCGGAGTGGGGGCCTATGCGTGGGCGCGGAGCACGGGACTCAAGCGCACGGCCGGCCTGATCACCGGTCTCTGCTTCGGCTTGACTCCCTGGCTGGTGGTGTGGCTGGGTTGGCCCCATGCCCAGGTGGCAGTGTGGTTGCCGTGGCTGTTGTGGGCCACTGAGAAGCTTTGTGTGCTTGGACGCCGATGGGGCAGTCCCGCGCTGGCGCTATTTGTGGGCCTGCAATATTTGGGCGGCCACATCGAGACCTCCGTGCACTTAATGGCTGTTGCCTTTTTTTACGGAGTCTGGCGTCTCTGGAGCCTGCGGCGCAAACCCGAGGGCAAGGAGCGTACGATTCTCTGGTTGGGGGCCTTGGCAGTCGGTCATCTGTTGGCCTGCATCCAACTTCTGCCTTTTGTGCACTACTTTGCGCAAAGCTTTGCTCCTTATCAGCGCACGTGGGCGGTAGAGCAGATCTATTCGGGGAACCCGTGGGTGATTCCGGTTCGGGTTCTGTTTACCTTTTTGCTTCCCAATCTGTTCGGACGTCCCGATGCGGCAGGAGGCGCCTATTGGCTGGGCGGGCTCAATTACAATGAGTGCATGCTTTTTGTGGGTTTGGTGCCCTTGGTCCTGGCTTTTGTCGGGATCCGGATGAGCTGGGCGCGCTCGATGACCCGGGGCTGTTTCTGTATTGCCCTCCTGAGCGGATTAGTGGCGTTTGGGGCCCCGCCTCTCTTTGGGATAGTCACCCGTTTGCCCGGTTTTGATCTGGCCTTTAACAACCGCTTCACTTTGGTGTGTGCGTTGGCCTTGGCTTGGCTGGCCGGCGCCGGGGCCCAAGCCTGGACAGAGGCCTATCACCTCAAAAGGCTGAGGTGGGTCTATATGCTGGTGGGCATCTTTATTACCGGTGCTTTGGTTGCAGCCTTTCTGTATTTGCCGCGTTTAGAGAGTCATCCCGGCCAGACTCTGATTCTGCTCGACCTTTTTCATTTGGGTTTTTGGTTAGGCCTTCTCTTGGGAATCTTGGCCGGGGTGCGCCGGAGCTGGCATTCCACGGCTTTAGTGATCGTGGTCCTGGCCGAACTCCTGTTCTTTGGCCGCGGCTACAATACCGTAGTTCCTGCAGGTGAGGTTTATCCTCGCACTCCGGGCATTGATTATTTAACGCAGAACCGCCAATGGGGGCGCTTTGCCGCTTTCGGCGGGGTGCTGCCGGCCAATACGGGAATGGTTTATGACTTGGCCGATGTGTCGGGACATGATGCGCTCCTGCAGTTGGAGTATGCGGAGTTCTTGGGGCAGATTGATCCGGCAGTGCTCAGCCCTCTTGTCAACGGTTTGCATGTGCGTTTGCAGGAGTGCAGGGATTTGCGGTGGTTGGAGGCCGCGGGCTGCCGATATTTGGTGTTCCCCAAAGGGGTCCGGCCTTCGGAATTTGTTCGCGGGCCTCAGGATCGAATTGCTGCCTTGAAATGGGTGTATTCGGAAGAGATCGAAATATATGAGGACTATTTTGCTGCTCCGGACGCCTGGGTCACGGACACGGCCTATTTGGCTCCGGATATCGAAGAGGTTCTCAAACGCATGAAGGATCCTTCGCTCAACCCCATTGAGACCCCCTTGCTGGTGGAGCCTCTGCCCGGGGTGACGGAGCCCCATGATCCGCAGGATCGTCGTATAATGCCTCTAGCCTGGGAGCTGTCTGAGCCGGGTCTTTTGCGTGCGAAGGTCTCGTTTGAGACTGCAGGAATCTTATGCACCTGCACTGGCTGGTCCGGCGGATGGAAAGCCCTGATTGACGGAGTCCCGGCTCCTGTGTGGCGAGCCAACTTGGCTTTTCTGGCCGTACCCATCCCTGCAGGGGAGCATAGCCTGGAGTTGCGCTACGCTCCCTGGAGCTGGAGCGCAGGATGGATCCTTAGCGTGATAGGTTTGATTTTGCTGTTGTTGATGACGGTCTATGCATTGCGATGCGGAGAAAAATGAGCGAAGAAGACATAATCCTCGAACAGAGCATTCTTTCCCGGTTCAATGTGGCCTTCAGTCTGATGAGCGTGATTCCGTTGCTCATTTGTTTCTACCTAATCACTGTTCGCTTCTTTTCGATTCAAATCCTGGTCGGGCTCAATGGCGTTTACTTTCTCTTGGGGATCATTATTGCGGTCCTGGGGCTTTTTTTCGGCAGAGAAATTCTCAAAGAGATTATCCGGGGCCTTGTCCGTGCCAATGCGCGTTTGGCGCGCTCCACAGAGGAACTGGAAAAGGCTAACGAACACATCAAAGCAGCTCAACTTCAACTGATTCAGGCCGAAAAATTCGAATCCATCGGCCGTTTGGCCATGGGTGTTGCGCATGAGGTGCGGAATCCTTTAGCGATTATTCTAATGGCGGTTGACTCTCTGGATGATACTCAAGACCCGGCGGAGCGGAAGCAGCTGACGGCACAGATTCAGAAGGCTGTAAAGCGCGCGGATCGTGTCATCAAGGGGCTGACGGATTTGAGCCTGACCAGTGCGCGCGATCTGCGGATGGAATGCCACAGCGTGAACGATGTGGTGAAGCATGGTTTGATTCTGATGGAACATACTTTCAAGCGCAGGCAGATCTGTGCCAAGGAGGATCTGGACCCGAACCTGCCCGAGACCAAATTGGACAAGAGCAAGTTGGGGCAGGCCATTCTCAATCTGTTGAAGAATGCGGCTGAGGCCATGGAAACGGACGGTGTTTTGACTGTCCGTACGCGCACCATGGAGATGGGGGTTCGCGAGCACAATGCCGGCCGGAGGTCTTCCGATCGCTTCCGTCATGGGGAGCAGGTGATCGTCATCGAGATCGAGGACGAAGGGCACGGGATCGCTCAGGAGAGCATTTGGAAGGTCTTTGATCCATTCTTTACCACCAAGCCTACGGGCGAGGGAACCGGACTTGGATTGCCCGTGGCGCGGAGCGTCGTCGAGCTTCACGGAGGAGAGCTGAAACTTGAGAACCGTGAAGGAGGAGGCGTGCGGGCTTCGGTTTCTCTGAAAATCTATCCACCGGATCCCACCGATTAAGCAGTACCTCACACCAGGGACAGGTCTTGCCTACCCTTTACCCACCAATCACTTACGAGAGATCCGTCCCCTAGCAAGCCGGTCGTCTCCTGGACGTTGCGTCATCAGTAGCGGGCGGGGGGACGGTTCTTTCCTAAGCTATTGCAGTGAAAGAAGCTAGCGAGAACCGTCCCTGGGGGGGAGCCTTGTGCTAAAATGTCCTCTTGTTGAGAATTCGATGGTAGAAGGAGGTTCAGATGCGGGGGAAATTTGGATTCAAGGCTCTTGTCGGGGGCATGGTCCTCTTTACAGCTCTCCTGAGTTTTTCTTCATTGGCCCTGGCTTCCCGGGATGCGGGATGGGGCTACGGCGCCAAGGCGTCCCAGCAAAGCGCGGGCACCAAGTTCACTCGGGGCGTGGTCAATATGGTGACCAGCATTGTTGAGATTCCCCGGAATATCCACAACACTACCGAGGAGACAAGCATGCTGGCCGGCTGGACCTGGGGTGCGGTCAAGGGCTTGGGATGGGGCGTGATCCGGGCATTGGCCGGGGTCTACGATGTGGTGACCTTTCCTTTCCCGATCCCTGAAGATTACAGGCCTATCCTGGAACCCGAATTTGTGTGGCATGCGGAGGGGCCGAGATACAAGTAGGGTATCTGCTTGCCAACGGGATCCCCCCCTGCGCGGGGATGACATACTCTAATACCCAAGCGCTGCATTGCTTGGAATAGAACGGAACAAAGGCCCTGCTCGAGCGGGATAGGCCCAAAGCCCAGCTCTTGCCGGGCCTTTTTGTTGCTGCCAAAAGAAGTATTCGTCATCCCGCTCCGCCACAGTGGCGGCCTGACACCCATTGCGAATCTTTGGTATTCTGGCAGACGAGGTGAACATGAAACTCCGGGTCCTATTGCTGAGTGCGGTAATTCTGCTGTTGGCGTCCATGCCGCAAGCTGCTGCGCAGCAAAGGTCCACCGTGCTTCTTGAACTCTTCACTTCAGAAGGGTGTTCTTCCTGTCCGGAAGCAGACCGGGTCCTTGCCGAACTCTCTGATCATCCCTATTGGCGGCGGCGCATCGTGGCTATGGCCTATCATGTGGATTACTGGGACCAGCTCGGTTGGGCCGATTCCTTTTCGGACGAACGCTGGTCGGCCCGGCAGCGGCGCTACGGCCAGGCCTTTCACCGGAAGGGTGTGTACACGCCGCAACTGGTCATCCAGGGGGCCAAAGAGATCATCGGCTCCCATCGCACTCAGGCATTGCGCGATATCCTCGAGTTTTCCGAGAAATCTCCCTGGGTTAGGCTGGGGGTAGAGCGCTCGCGCCCGTCCGGGGCTTTGGGTCAGGCTCTGGTTCTGAACTTGCACGCCGAACTGCTGCGGAATCGGGTCCGCCGCCGCCTGGTGCTTGCCGCGGCATTGTGTGAAAGCGGTTTACAGAGCCCGGTGACCGGGGGAGAGAACCAAGGCAGGCTTCTCAAGCACGACTGCGTGGTGCGCGAGCTGGTTGAGGCCACGCGCTTCCCCTCTACCGCCGATGAAGTCGATTCGGAGGTTGTGTTTCTTCTTCCTGAAGGCGCGCCTAACGATTCATACAGCGTGGCGGTCTTTGTCCAGGACCTGGATTCCATGGAAGTCTGGGGGAGTCTGCTCTACGATCTCTGAAGCAACTTGAGAATGAACCAATCTTTCGCCGCTTCAGGCAAGGCTTCAAAGAGGAGCCTGAACCGCGCCTCCCATCCAATCACATAACGCGCTTTGGGTCTGCGCGCGCGCAGGGCGTGCGCCACGGCTCGAGCCACGGCAATGGGAGGGAGGCGGTGTCCTTTGAATTCATCGACACGGGCAAAAGCCTTGGCTGTTATCGGGTCGTAGAGTGCGCGGGCCTGGGGCGGGAGACCGTGCATGAGGTTTTCCGCCCTTTTGCGCGAAGTCTGGAAAATCGTGGTTTGAACGCCCCCCACATCGATGACAGAGACGGGGGTCTTCCACGGAGCGAGCTCGATGCGGAAAGCATCCGCCGCGGCTTCGATCGCGTATTTAGAGGCGCTGTAAGGGCCCAACAGGGGAAGGGTGCTGCGGCCGGCAATGGAACTCATGAAAATAATACGGCCAGGCCCTTTTCTAAGCGCGGGCAACAGCGCCTGGGTGAGAGCCACTTGGCTGACAAAATTGACTTCCATCTGCTCACGCAAGTCTTGAAGAGGCACCACCTCCATAGGGCCGCTGATGACGATCCCCGCATTGTTGAAAAGTCCTGCCAAGCCCTGGGCTCCGCAGAGGGCCTCAACAGCCTGGGCGGCTTTGGCCCGGTGCTCTGGCCGGGTAATATCCAACAGGAGAGGATGAATGCGCCCTGAGCCTTCCGCTTGGAGGCGATCCGCATCCTCTTGGGTGCGTACCCCGGCCAGGATTGTAAATCCCTGGTCGATAAGATGGAAAGCCGTGGCATACCCGATCCCCCTGGAGGCGCCGGTGATCAGGACTTTGGGTGCGGTGAACGCATTCATCTCCCTATCCTAACATCCATCCATAGGTTGCGGAAGCTTCAGTGATCGCCTAGAATAGCGTTAACTGAACGGCAAAGCGTCCAAGCGCATCTAACACTCGGGGGAGTGGTGTGGCTCAGGGGCTGATGATCCTATTTGTTCTGAATGTCGTTGCTTCAATGGCGGCCCTGGTGGTTTCGGCCTTTGGTTTTCCCGAAACAGCCGCAAGGGCGGCGCATCTTTCCACAATGCTCTTTGTCGCTTTCTTGGCGGCCTTTGTGGGTGTGCTGCTCTTGGGATTTGTTCGAAGTCAAACGCGCTGAATCGAGGAATCGGGCTTGAAGAAAGAGACCCGGCTGAAACTAGCCCTGCTGGTTCTGCTGATCCTGGCGATGGGGCTGGTCGCAGTGTTGGTTATCTATCGCGGGGCAGATGCCTCTCGGTTCACTCCGGAACGCGTTCGCGAATTCATCCTTTCTTTCGGCCTTTGGGCTCCGCTGATTTATTTCCTGCTCATCGTTCAGCCTTTGGTGCCAATTCCGGGGAGTGTGCTTACCATCGGCGGAGGCTTGGCATTCGGACCGTTGCGCGGCATCGGCATTACATGGGCCGGGGCCGTTCTTCGCGCGTGCCTGCAATTCTGGATTTCCAAATACTTGGGCCGGGAAGCAGTGAGCAAGCTCCTGAAGGGAAAGGCGGTGAGCATGGACGAGGCTGTGGAAAACCACGGATTCTTGACAGTACTGCTGGTGCGTCTTATTCCCAATGCGCCTTATGATCTGCAAAATTTTGCTTTGGGTTTGTCTTCCGTGAGGTTCCGGCATTTTCTGGCTGCAACGATGCTGGGACTCGTGCCGTGGACTATTGCTTTTGTTTATCTTGGGCATTCGATCACCGAACCCGAGAATCTGTGGAAGGTCTGTCTGGCCCTGGGCGGAATTGCCTGCCTTGTGATTATCAGCCATCTTGTAAGACTGCGCCTTATACAAAAATCATGAATCTCAACTGGCAACGCACCAAGATCATTTGCACTCTAGGCCCGGCCACAGACAACCCTGAGGTCCTTCAGGCCCTTATCGAAAACGGCTTGGATGTGGCGAGGGTCAACATGTCTCACGGACATCCGGCCGAGCACGCGGAGCGCATTTCCCGGGCGCGCCGGACTGCGGATGCATGCGGTGTGCCCTTGGCAATTTTGGTGGATCTGCCGGGACCGAAGTTCCGTGTCGGGAATTTGGTGGACCAGGTCATGGAGGTTCGCCGGGGACAAGAGCTCACCCTGGCCTCCAGCCCGGTTGGGGGCCCGTATGTGCCGCTTACGTATCCGGATCTTATCGCTGGGTTGGGTGTGGGTGAGTCGGTGTATATTGCCGATGGCTCTGTGGCCATGGATGTTTTGTCCGTCCAAGCAGATCGCGTGGAGTGCCGTGTTTGGCGCGGAGGCGTTATCCGGTCGGGAGCGGGGATCAATTTCCCGGATTCCGAGCTTTCAACAGGGGCACCCACTCCAAAGGATTTGGAGTTTCTCCAGTTTGCGTTACAACAGAAAGCCGAATGGGTCGGGGTTTCTTTTGTGCAGAGTGCCGCTGACTTGCACAGGGTCCGGGAGCACTTGCCTGCCGGAAATTCGCCGCTCTTGGTGGCAAAGATCGAGCGGAAGCCGGCTTTGGCTCATTTGGATGCGATCCTGCAAGCGGCAGATGCTGTGATGGTGGCGCGCGGGGATTTGGGAATCGAAACAGAGCTTGAGGGAGTGCCTTTGCTCCAAAAACGGATTATTGCCAAGGCCCGGAAGATTGCCAGGCCTGTGATTACCGCCACACAGATGCTGGAGTCCATGATCACTCACGCGCAGCCCACCCGCGCCGAGGTTGCGGATGTGGCCAATGCCGTCCTGGACGGAACTTCTGCTGTGATGCTGTCTGCGGAAACAGCCATCGGCCAATATCCGAAGGAGGCTGTCAAGACATTGAGCCGGGTGGTCCAGGTGACCGAAGATGCCCCGGAGGAGATGTTTTCCCTGACCTATTCAAACACAGAATCGGGTTCCATGGAGGAGGCCATCAGTTTGGTGGCGTGCCGGTTGGCACGCGAAATGCGCGCCAAGGCCATTGTCCTGCCTGTGAGGCGTTTGTCAGAGGCCGCGGATGTGGCGCGGTTCAGACCCGGGGCGCCTATCCTGGCCTTTGCTGCAACAGATTATTTGCGGCGCCAGCTCAATATGGTTTGGGGTGTTCTGCCTTTGTCAGGCTCAGTGGAATGCAGGACACGGCGGTGTGTGGATCAAGCCCGGGAATGGTTGTTGAAGACGGGAAGGGCGGCGCCGGGCGACCCAATAGTCGTCCTCTATTCTTCAGACGATTCGTCAGCTGCCAGTGACACCCTGCAAGTGGTGTACCTGCCTTAGTCTCCTGCTCCGGCATTTTCTTTGCTTAAGAACCGCTCTATGCATTCGACGAGTTCGTCCGTGCTCGGCGGCTTGGCCATAACGGCGTGATTATCAATCTTTCCTACCGCTCCCTGGACCTCCTCCCTATCGACCGTAGCCGTAAGGAAAATGACCGGAGTACTCTTCAAGATTCTGTCAGCGCGCAGCTGGCAGGCAACTTGAGCTCCGGACATTCCGGGCATAATGACATCCAGAAAGACAATGTCCGGCAAGAAATTCCTGGCCGTAGCAAGCGCACGGTTCGGACAATTTTCCGAAGCGACTTCATAGCCCAGCTTGCTTAAGGTCAATTTGAGCAATTCCGTGAAGTCGGCCTCATCGTCGATGAGCAGAACTCTTTTCTTGTCGAATCCCATGTTATAGCCCCAGTACTCTATTGATTTTTTCAATGACTTCGTTGCCGCCGGCCGGCTTTGCCAAGAAGCTATAGTCCCCGCTTCCCTGCGTTTCCTCCGCTTCCTCCTTTAATATGGATGCTGTCAGGAAGACAATGGGGGTTTTGCCGATTTGCGGGTCGTCTTTGATCATTGCGGCCACTTCAGAACCGTCCATATCGGGCATTGTCAGATCCAGCAGTACCAGGTCCGGTGAAAATTCCTTGGCTGCCGAATATCCCATGGAGCCTCTGTTTTCAGCGCGCACTTCAAAACCTCCCACACGCTCCAGATGCATTTTGAGCATGTCGGTGGCATCAACTTCGTCGTCCACGATTAGAATCCTCTTCTTATCCATGTGTTACCTCGTCCTTAGGGGGTGTCCCCGGTCCCTAACACCCTTTCGATGCAGTCCATGATTTCGCTGGCCATGGCTGGTTTGGCGATGAAAGGATAGGTGCCGATCACACCGCCGTGTTCTTCCACCTCTTCTCGAACGACCGTTGCCGTCAAGAAGATGATGGGCACGCTCTTGAGATCTTCGTCCGATTGCAGCAAATGCGCCAGTTCACTTCCTTCCATCTTCGGCATAACGATGTCCAAAAGGACGAGATCAGGCCGAAAGCCCTTGGCCGTTTCCAGGCCGTGGGTCGCATCATTCTCCTCCTTGACTTCAAAATTGCCGAAGCGTTCCAGGTTGAGGCGGAGTGTTGCCGTGAACTCCGGTTCGTCATCCACAATAAGAATCCGTTTCTTTCTCATTCAGTCATCACCTCCTCCCATGAGCGCTAAACCAGGAAGGTCAGAACGGCTTTGACGCCGCCTTCCTGCCGGTTTTCTATTTGAAGCTTTCCGTTATGCAAGTCCATTATTTTCTCAGTGACTGCCAGGCCCAGGCCCATTCCTTCGCCGGTGGGCTTTGTTGTAAAAAACGGATCAAAAATCTTCGGCAGGTCCTCTTCAGAAATGCCGGGTCCAGTATCGCAGATTTCGGCAACAACGGCGGTGGCTTCGTTTCCTGGATGGAGATTCTGTAAAGGCACATCTTTGGGAATATCGGCAAAGTGCATGGAACGGGTGTAGGTCCGAAGCGTCAGTGTGCCGCCGTCCGGCATAGCGTGGATTGCATTGCTGAGCAGATTCACGAAGACTTGCTCCAGTTTGCCTCTGTCGATGCCGAGTCGAGGGATTCCCTCCCCGAATTCCGTGACCACCTTGATGCCCGTTTTGTTGAGGTCGTATTGCACCATGGCCAAGGCCTTTTCTGCCACCGTGTTGAAATGCTCCGGCAGCAGGGAGAGCCCCTTGGATTGGGAACAGTCCAGAAGGCCTTCGATTACCTTGTCCGCGCGCAGGATGGCGTTCTGCATGCGGCCCAGCACAGCCGGCGTGTTGGGATCGCCCACTGTGTCCGGGCTTTTCAGGAAATCAATACCTTGCAAAATGATACTGAGCGGGTTTTTGACCTCGTGAGCAATGCCTGTGGCCAATCGAGTGATGGATTCGGCCTTGGCTGTGCGGATCAGCCCCAATTGCGCGGTCTTGAGCTCGAGGTGGGATTGGCTCAGCTCTACGAGTGCTTTGCGCAGGGCTTGGTCACTCCTGCGGAACCCCTCGTTTGCAGCCGTCAACATTTTGTGCGCCTGGCGGCGGTCCTTCAGGGCCCGGTCCAAGGAG harbors:
- a CDS encoding TVP38/TMEM64 family protein, giving the protein MKKETRLKLALLVLLILAMGLVAVLVIYRGADASRFTPERVREFILSFGLWAPLIYFLLIVQPLVPIPGSVLTIGGGLAFGPLRGIGITWAGAVLRACLQFWISKYLGREAVSKLLKGKAVSMDEAVENHGFLTVLLVRLIPNAPYDLQNFALGLSSVRFRHFLAATMLGLVPWTIAFVYLGHSITEPENLWKVCLALGGIACLVIISHLVRLRLIQKS
- a CDS encoding response regulator, producing the protein MRKKRILIVDDEPEFTATLRLNLERFGNFEVKEENDATHGLETAKGFRPDLVLLDIVMPKMEGSELAHLLQSDEDLKSVPIIFLTATVVREEVEEHGGVIGTYPFIAKPAMASEIMDCIERVLGTGDTP
- a CDS encoding SDR family oxidoreductase, with amino-acid sequence MNAFTAPKVLITGASRGIGYATAFHLIDQGFTILAGVRTQEDADRLQAEGSGRIHPLLLDITRPEHRAKAAQAVEALCGAQGLAGLFNNAGIVISGPMEVVPLQDLREQMEVNFVSQVALTQALLPALRKGPGRIIFMSSIAGRSTLPLLGPYSASKYAIEAAADAFRIELAPWKTPVSVIDVGGVQTTIFQTSRKRAENLMHGLPPQARALYDPITAKAFARVDEFKGHRLPPIAVARAVAHALRARRPKARYVIGWEARFRLLFEALPEAAKDWFILKLLQRS
- a CDS encoding YfhO family protein produces the protein MGGSRALLINSRRLKEHGLPLLMLLLAPALLLWPVWLFDRVLVPADILKTVLPWQAAGVAVNNPALSDLIYFFTPWKIWWHRTLRAGEPWLWNPLIFCGHPFVGSLQTSCFDVFRWLTFPFGAIKALGFEAMLRLGCAGVGAYAWARSTGLKRTAGLITGLCFGLTPWLVVWLGWPHAQVAVWLPWLLWATEKLCVLGRRWGSPALALFVGLQYLGGHIETSVHLMAVAFFYGVWRLWSLRRKPEGKERTILWLGALAVGHLLACIQLLPFVHYFAQSFAPYQRTWAVEQIYSGNPWVIPVRVLFTFLLPNLFGRPDAAGGAYWLGGLNYNECMLFVGLVPLVLAFVGIRMSWARSMTRGCFCIALLSGLVAFGAPPLFGIVTRLPGFDLAFNNRFTLVCALALAWLAGAGAQAWTEAYHLKRLRWVYMLVGIFITGALVAAFLYLPRLESHPGQTLILLDLFHLGFWLGLLLGILAGVRRSWHSTALVIVVLAELLFFGRGYNTVVPAGEVYPRTPGIDYLTQNRQWGRFAAFGGVLPANTGMVYDLADVSGHDALLQLEYAEFLGQIDPAVLSPLVNGLHVRLQECRDLRWLEAAGCRYLVFPKGVRPSEFVRGPQDRIAALKWVYSEEIEIYEDYFAAPDAWVTDTAYLAPDIEEVLKRMKDPSLNPIETPLLVEPLPGVTEPHDPQDRRIMPLAWELSEPGLLRAKVSFETAGILCTCTGWSGGWKALIDGVPAPVWRANLAFLAVPIPAGEHSLELRYAPWSWSAGWILSVIGLILLLLMTVYALRCGEK
- the pyk gene encoding pyruvate kinase, which translates into the protein MNLNWQRTKIICTLGPATDNPEVLQALIENGLDVARVNMSHGHPAEHAERISRARRTADACGVPLAILVDLPGPKFRVGNLVDQVMEVRRGQELTLASSPVGGPYVPLTYPDLIAGLGVGESVYIADGSVAMDVLSVQADRVECRVWRGGVIRSGAGINFPDSELSTGAPTPKDLEFLQFALQQKAEWVGVSFVQSAADLHRVREHLPAGNSPLLVAKIERKPALAHLDAILQAADAVMVARGDLGIETELEGVPLLQKRIIAKARKIARPVITATQMLESMITHAQPTRAEVADVANAVLDGTSAVMLSAETAIGQYPKEAVKTLSRVVQVTEDAPEEMFSLTYSNTESGSMEEAISLVACRLAREMRAKAIVLPVRRLSEAADVARFRPGAPILAFAATDYLRRQLNMVWGVLPLSGSVECRTRRCVDQAREWLLKTGRAAPGDPIVVLYSSDDSSAASDTLQVVYLP
- a CDS encoding DUF1223 domain-containing protein — encoded protein: MKLRVLLLSAVILLLASMPQAAAQQRSTVLLELFTSEGCSSCPEADRVLAELSDHPYWRRRIVAMAYHVDYWDQLGWADSFSDERWSARQRRYGQAFHRKGVYTPQLVIQGAKEIIGSHRTQALRDILEFSEKSPWVRLGVERSRPSGALGQALVLNLHAELLRNRVRRRLVLAAALCESGLQSPVTGGENQGRLLKHDCVVRELVEATRFPSTADEVDSEVVFLLPEGAPNDSYSVAVFVQDLDSMEVWGSLLYDL
- a CDS encoding exosortase system-associated protein, TIGR04073 family, with the translated sequence MRGKFGFKALVGGMVLFTALLSFSSLALASRDAGWGYGAKASQQSAGTKFTRGVVNMVTSIVEIPRNIHNTTEETSMLAGWTWGAVKGLGWGVIRALAGVYDVVTFPFPIPEDYRPILEPEFVWHAEGPRYK
- a CDS encoding response regulator produces the protein MKKSIEYWGYNMGFDKKRVLLIDDEADFTELLKLTLSKLGYEVASENCPNRALATARNFLPDIVFLDVIMPGMSGAQVACQLRADRILKSTPVIFLTATVDREEVQGAVGKIDNHAVMAKPPSTDELVECIERFLSKENAGAGD
- a CDS encoding DUF1328 domain-containing protein — its product is MILFVLNVVASMAALVVSAFGFPETAARAAHLSTMLFVAFLAAFVGVLLLGFVRSQTR
- a CDS encoding response regulator, yielding MDKKRILIVDDEVDATDMLKMHLERVGGFEVRAENRGSMGYSAAKEFSPDLVLLDLTMPDMDGSEVAAMIKDDPQIGKTPIVFLTASILKEEAEETQGSGDYSFLAKPAGGNEVIEKINRVLGL